The window CTATTTCCCACTCGAGTCATGCTGAAAAATGCAAAAAAAGAGCTAGCTTCTAGGCTAAGCTAGATTCATATGGTTTTGTTTACTTCTTCATAGCTGTCATTGTTCTGCTTACCCAATCATAACTACCTTTTTTATGGTTTAGCCAGCGCTTGTAACCTTAAGCTGTTAATAATCAGCTAGTAGATGAAAACATACATCGCGTCTGGGTAAGCTCAAACATTTACATTCAACCAAAACAGAAAACCCACGGGCAAATATTATCCGTGGGTTTTCTGTTTTTTTCCCCGCGCGGCTACTTTGATTAAGATCTTTGAAAAGCAAACTGCACTTTCAGATTTTACGTACTCAAAAAAGGCATTATACCAATTGGAGAAAGCCTTCAATTTTTTAATATTAATAAGAAAACTATGGCTACGACAAAAAAAGCCTCATCAACGAAAAGCAGTGCTAAGAAATCTTCATCAAAAAAAGAACCTGTAAAATCAGAAGCACTATTAGAGTTTTTTGAAGAAGGATTAAAAGATATTCTTTGGGCAGAGCAACATTTAGTAAAGACCCTACCTAAAATGGCCAAGGCGGCGACTTCCGAAGAATTAAAGGCTGCCTTTGAAGAACATGTGGAAGTAACCAAAACACAAATCAGCAGGCTTGAGGAAGTGTTTAAGCTTCTGGATAAAAAAGCAACGGCTAAAAAATGTGAGGCAATGGCCGGACTGATAAAAGAGGGCGAAGAACTTATCGAAGATACGGATAAGGATACCATGGTCAGAGATGTTGCTTTGATTTGTGGTGCTCAAAAGATAGAGCATTACGAAATTGCCTCTTACGGATCTTTAAGAACCATTGCCCAGGTACTGGGCTTACAAGAAGCGGCAGCGCTATTACAAGAGACTCTTGATGAAGAAGAGGAAACAGATCAGAAGCTAACTGATATAGCTGTAAATCATGTAAATGAAGAAGCCAGCGAAGAGTAATAAACAAAACTAATAACCAGCCCCTCTGGTATACCGGAGGGGCTTTTCTATGTTAATGTCGCTATACCGTTGCAACTGCTCCGATGCGCTTCATAGGATGGTACGGTACTGGCTATAGTAGCCCCTTCTATACTGGGCCTCCACATAAAATTCAAAGCAGCGCTCCCGGCAGCAGAACCCGAAGTGGGGAAAGGGCAAAGATTCGATGTAATCCCTTTTGTACTCCAGTTAGGATGGGGCCTTATGCTCCAGGCGGTACATCTCCAGGGGAAACACCACCTTGCGGACGTACGCCTTAAAGAACTCCCCTCTTACAAAGGACTAGGGCTTTCTGAACTCATCAGAAATGCCTTGAACATACGAATACCGATTTGAACAATTAGCAGCGAGAAACTTGTTATGCATTCATAACCACTCAAAGCTGGGTGTGGGAAAATAAATTCAGGGATGTTCGACACGCTAAAAGACTATTGCAGACAAACTATTCCCTTTACTGATAAAGAACTCGAGCTGATTGAAGCCTATTTTGAACCCAAAACATTGGAAAAAAAGGAGTTACTGCTTGAGAATGGAAATTCATGCAATTTCATAGCGTTCATTGTCGAAGGAGCTATCAGGCACTACCACATCAAAGACGGAGCAGAAAAAACATGTGATATATCACTGGAAAATACCTGGGTTACTGACTTCCAGAGCTTTACCAATGGCAGCCCGTGCGTGTTAAATCTTGAAACAGTCAATAAAACCACGGTATTAACTATACGCAGGCAAAACCTTTCTCATCTGTATCAGGTGTGTCCTAAATATGAAACCTTTGGACGAATAATGGCAGAGCGAGTGGCACAAAGAGCTACAAAAATAGCCATGTCTCTATCTTCCGACAGGCCTGAAGAAAGGTTTCAGAAACTAATTCGAGAGCAGCCAGGCTTACTGCAGCGTGTGCCGCAAAAATATCTTGCAAGCTTAATTGGCGTGAGCCCTGAGAGCTTGAGCCGGATCAGGCGCAGAATTCTGCAAAAATCAAAATCTTAACTTAAGTCATCGTTTTGAAGACACCGGGTGCTGCAACTTTGCCTCATATTTTAAAAAAATGAGACACTCATTCCTATTCTTAATCTTAAGTATCATGGCACTAACTCCCGGTACAGCAGCCCAACACAACCTTAGCCTCGCTGAAGTAAAAGCTGTTGAGCTTCAGCTAGATGATGTGATGGAGGTAATGGATACAATATTGTTGAAGGCCAAAATGCAGGAGACTGAGCGGCAGTTTGAAGAACAGCCTACTCTTCTTAATAAAGTCCGTCTGGGGATTATCTATCATGAAGCAGCTTTAAACCTATCTTTTTTATCCAGAACAGCCTACAAAGGATATGCAAAAAGGAGTTTTGAAATTTTATCTGATGTTTTCGATGCACCTTCCACTACTAAAGCAATAATGCCCTTTGTGGCTTCCTATAGAGCTTCTGCTCTATCATTGGTCGGAGCAGAAACAAAGAAACTGGGATTAGTAGGCGATTCCTTTCGGTTATTGAATGATGCTGTTGAAAAATATGCACACGTCTCCTATCTGCCTGAATTCCTAAGAGGTAGTGTCTCCGAGAATTTACCCTGGTTTTTCTTCTCTAAGCGCCACTATGCGAAAAGGGATTTTGAGTCTATTATCTCAAAGTATGAAAGCAATTCAGCATATGCGAATAAGAAGATTATGAGTTTTACGTACTGGGCCTGGTCAAATCAGCACCAGTCAAAAAAGTACAGAAAGCAAGCATTAGCCTACCTTGATGCAGCCATTGCGTTGGA of the Flammeovirgaceae bacterium 311 genome contains:
- a CDS encoding Crp/Fnr family transcriptional regulator (COG0664 cAMP-binding proteins - catabolite gene activator and regulatory subunit of cAMP-dependent protein kinases), translated to MFDTLKDYCRQTIPFTDKELELIEAYFEPKTLEKKELLLENGNSCNFIAFIVEGAIRHYHIKDGAEKTCDISLENTWVTDFQSFTNGSPCVLNLETVNKTTVLTIRRQNLSHLYQVCPKYETFGRIMAERVAQRATKIAMSLSSDRPEERFQKLIREQPGLLQRVPQKYLASLIGVSPESLSRIRRRILQKSKS
- a CDS encoding hypothetical protein (COG0438 Glycosyltransferase) → MRHSFLFLILSIMALTPGTAAQHNLSLAEVKAVELQLDDVMEVMDTILLKAKMQETERQFEEQPTLLNKVRLGIIYHEAALNLSFLSRTAYKGYAKRSFEILSDVFDAPSTTKAIMPFVASYRASALSLVGAETKKLGLVGDSFRLLNDAVEKYAHVSYLPEFLRGSVSENLPWFFFSKRHYAKRDFESIISKYESNSAYANKKIMSFTYWAWSNQHQSKKYRKQALAYLDAAIALDPAYKAGRQRAEQLKAKLTK
- a CDS encoding hypothetical protein (COG3685 Uncharacterized protein conserved in bacteria), with the protein product MATTKKASSTKSSAKKSSSKKEPVKSEALLEFFEEGLKDILWAEQHLVKTLPKMAKAATSEELKAAFEEHVEVTKTQISRLEEVFKLLDKKATAKKCEAMAGLIKEGEELIEDTDKDTMVRDVALICGAQKIEHYEIASYGSLRTIAQVLGLQEAAALLQETLDEEEETDQKLTDIAVNHVNEEASEE